The genomic interval ACCATGTTCTCGGGTGACCACGCCACCGAAGGCGGTCACTCTCCGGTCACGAACGCGTTTCTGTACCGCCATCAATTGTCCCATGCCAAGCGCATCGTGATCAAGATGGGCAGTGCCGTCATCACCCGAGAGGATGGCAACGGATTGGCCTTGGGTCGACTGGCAGCCATTGTTGAGCAGGTAAATCATGGTCAATAATGAGTCggtagaagaaaaaaagcctttatCACCGAGGGCGCAAACTTGACACCGTAACCTTTGGCTTAGGTGTCGGAGTTGCAAAATGAAGGTCGAGAGTGTATTCTCATCACGAGTGGTGCTGTAGCCTTTGGCAAGCAGAAACTGGCCCAAGAGGTCATGATGTCCATGAGTATGAGAGAGACCATCTCGGGCAACTACAACACCAAGGAAGACATCAAGACGCTCATGAAGTCCTCGTTCAAGAAACCCAACGCTGCTGTAGGTCAAAGTGGATTGCAGGCACTCTATGAGACCATGTTCCGGAATTACGGGATTCTGGTCGGGCAGGTACGGTTctggcatattttgatcagGAATCAATTCTAAAATCATGCATGCATTGCTACTTACTGTTTAGGTGTTGGTGACCAAACCCGACTTCTACAATGATAACACCCGGCAACAGCTCTTTACCACCATCAATGAGCTTCTCCAGCTGAACATCATTCCCATTATCAACACCAACGATGCCGTGAGCCCCCCACCCCAAAAGGACGAGGATCCGGAGGGCGTCCTCGGGATCAAGGACAACGATAGCTTGGCCGCTCGAGTGGCCGTTGAGACCCGAGCTGATTTAGCCATCTTGATGTCGGACGTGGACGGAATCTATGACCGTTCTCCTTCGCATGAGGATGCCCGCGTCATGCACAACTTCAATCCGGTTGATTTAGCCAAAGTGGAATTCGGTGAGAAATCCGATGCTGGCACGGGAGGCATGGAATCCAAAGTAAGATCCGCCCTCTGGGCCTTGGAGAATGGCTCATCCGTGGTCATTTGCAACGGGATGAAGTACAACACCATTCGGAAAATCATGCGAGGCGACAAGGTGGGATCTTTCTTCACCAAGGCTGAAGTGGACGCCATGCCCGTGGAAGTGTTGGCCAAAAATGGTAAGGCTATTATTACATTTGGAGGAAAAGCAGTCAtgattcattgattgatttcctATCAATTCCTAGCTCGTTCCGGCAGTCGGCGACTTCAAGCCTTGGCTCCCGAAGCTCGAGCAAAGATCATCAACAAGATTGCGGATTCCTTGATCAGTCGCCAGGATGAAATCATGAGCGTCAACGAGTTGGATCTCCGGCAAGCCCGTTTGGATGGGGTGGTGGGAGCCATGTATTCTCGACTGGCCTTTTCGCCGCAAAAGATCCAAGCTTTGGCCACTGGCCTCAAGCAAATCGCCGCCACAAGCTACCAAAATGTGGGCAAGGTGGTCCGACGAACCAAAGTTTCGGATACCATGGACTTGGTCCAGAGAACCGTTCCAATTGGCGTGCTCATGGTCATTTTTGAATCCCGACCCGATGCCTTGCCTCAGGTGGCCTCATTGGCCATTGCATCGGCCAATGGACTTCTCATGAAAGGTGGCAAAGAAGCcaccaacagcaacaaccTTCTGATGAACATCGTCAAAGAAGCCTTGTCCGAGTATGGGTGTGCCGACGCAATTTCCATGGTAAGGCTCATttacaagaagaaaaagtgccGACAGTGAAAGCCAGAAATAAATCAATCTGAATATTAATATCGGTTGATTTGAACAGGTGTCCAAGAGAGAAGCAATTGGAGACCTCCTCAAGATGGATCAGTACATCGACTTGGTTATTCCCCGAGGATCTGGCGAGTTGGTCAAGTCCATCAAGGAGCAAAGCAAGATGATTCCCGTCCTCGGTCATGCCGAGGGTGTCTGTCACGTTTACGTGGACAAATACGCCGATTTGGAAAAGGCCCGCGCCATTGTCAAGGACTCGAAGACAGATTACCCAGCGGCGTGCAATGCCATGGAGACCCTCCTGGTTCACGAGGATCTGCTCAAGACCCCCGTGTTCGATAAGATTTGCTCCACCCTCAAAGAGAGTGGCGTGGCCATCTTCTCTGGACCCACCTTGGCCAAGCATCTCACTTTTGGCCCGCCCCAAGCTCACTCCCTCAAGCATGAATATGGCGACATGGCTTGCACGATTGAGATTGTCAAGGACATGTATGATGCCATTGATCACATTCACAAGTTTGGCAGCAGCCACACGGATGTGATTGTCACTGATAACGAGGAGAACGCCCAAATATTCTTGGAGTCCGTGGACAGCGCTTGCGTGTTTGCTAATTGTAGCTCCAGAATGGCCGATGGATATCGCCTCGGCTTGGGTAAGTTTTCCAATAGACCGGCCATGGTCGAATCAAACGGGATTTGTATCAGTACGCCGATTCATTCCCGCTTGCAGGCGCTGAAGTTGGAATATCGACTGGGCGGATTCATGCCCGAGGACCCGTGGGCGTGGAAGGACTTCTCACCACTAAATGGGTTCTAAACGGAGATGGCGACATTGCCGCCGATTACGCTAGTGGAGAAAAGCACTTCATTCATCAACAGCTTCCCTTGATCGATGTGGAGAGCAATTTTTGCGAATAAACTGGCGGACGGTTTGTCATATAATTATATACAATAGCACCAATGCCGACCTTCTAAGTTGAGAAGATTGAGCCACAACTAGTAATGCAAAGTACATGATTGACATACATTACGTTTTAATAAAGCAAATAATGAATTGGTCTCATTGACTTGGCTATTGTCATCTTGCCATCGACTACCGCGTCGCGATTCCTGTTCGTCGATCCATGTtggcttttgctttttgaataTCACTCTTGGAGTACGTTGTTAAATGCTGTTCCAGACGTTCGAGGAGAAAATCCGATTTCTTTAGAGAAAGTTGCTCTAGATCTAAAGAGGAACGATTGGATTATAGTCATTGAAGGACAATCCAGTAATGACCAAATACCTTTTAGTACATAGCCCGAATCCTTGATGGTCTTTTGCTCCGTCCGCCAAACGTGAAAGAAGTGAAATAATAGGCTGGCAAAATAGTAGTTAAAGCGGTCAAAGAATTGGTCCACATCTCGCAATATGTACCTGGGAACGACAAATCGAACTAGTAATGCCACTTgagacagtttttttttcttcaaatgagctATTCACTTCTTTATGGTTTGCTTTCGGAGGGCGTCAAAAGCGATTCGCGTGATATTGATGGACAAAACCATGAACGGGAAATCTTGGCGCTCATCCCGGGAAAGCGCATGGATCTTCCGGATCAGCGCATACATCTCGGGGTTCATGAGCATGGCCAAAGGTTGCAACAATCCCAAGCAACCCACACCTCGGAGGTCCGTGGCAGGATCATTGCCCTGAAATTATTCGTCATTTCAGGCGGACCCATTCGTGAGCTGGGCTATGGGCCCCGGTTGCCTCACCTGAAAGCCAATCTCCTCCCAATGGGAACCGAATCGGGGACAATCTACAAGATCCCCGGTCAACTGCTTGTAAATGGTCTGCAAAGTCTGAAAGTGGGTGGGATCATCGTTGTTGAAAGCGGCTGAAATTATTAAAAAAGGTGATGATGGATGAGCCACCATACGATGGGGTTGAATCCTACCCTGGCGCTTACTTTGAGCCATGTGAACCGCTACTTGTAAATGAGATTTGTACATGGGTGAGGGCGATGTCTTCATACAAGGCATCAATCGAGACAGGGTGCGTTGTCGACGGGTTAGGAGCAAGTCATCGACCTGTAAAAAAAGATAGCCTATATCAAGCTGAATCTGAGAGTCCCCTCTGAAGTGGAGTGTTTTTTGAGCTCGACCGTACATTGGGCGGGTCGGTCATGGAACTTCGGAAGTGGTCCACCCAACGGTTGGGTGTGATTAGGGGCGTCTCACGCGGGAGGACGGGTGGCGCGGAGGCTAACAAGGACGAGTTGAGCGGGGCGTGGTGGGTGGGTAGGGCCAATTCGACTTGGGTTACGTCTTGCCACTCGTCGTGGGGATCCGTCGGCGGATCCGTGGGCGGGTCCATGGTTGGCTGACTTGACtcgcttcaaatttggttATGAATCGAATCGATAGCCATGACTCTGACTGGCATCATACGTGTTTCTGGAACTGAATCCAGTGGGAATGGGACATCCCAATCAATGCCGAACTGAGAGTCTCATTCGGGGATCCATGTGGGATGTGGTTATTGATTGTACCACCTACACAAAAcccacatacgtacgtacacctGTTGGCTAGCTGGAAGAACTCAGTGGACTGCCAGCTCAGTCAGAGCACAGAAAGCATGCATGACATGAGAAAGGTAAAACGGAGGGATGGTCCCATTGGCCACCCCACAACCAACGCTCACTGTCCCCAACTCCCCACGGACAACAGCACATGATAAGGAGGAGGCAGGGCAAGACCCTCCATCAAAATACGCGCatgtcactcactcacatggAGCATGGATGGAGCGTGCAGTCACACCAGCCACACACTCATCCAAAGCATCCAAAGCGTGCATGGGTTCATGTGTACCTTCTCAAGTGTCACCACTAAATACAAGTCTCGCCCGAGCCCAAACCGCGCCTGGTGAAACGTCGTTTGGGCAGTTTTTGTTTCCATCTCGGTGATAGGTCCTCTACACTCCATATATAGTTGTGTGTAACACCTAATGGGTGCTATGAGTGGTATTGATGTactaaaatacaaaaagggGTTAGACGACAAACCACCTCTTATTTAACGCGTGCGGTTTAAAGAATACCCAACCCACAAGCCAACCCATTAGGGAGCACTAGGAGCACgaacttcttgaaatatggtctgtaaacgagcttcccgcccaATCGGCCTGCTCCTGGTCATAGGAACTCTGGACCACTTTTCGATGCTCAGTTCCATCCATAACAAAACAACTAGGAGAACGAATTCATCAATGAGATGGGAATACTCAATCACCGCCATAATTTGCTTACTAGCATACCTATCATGTCAGAGTGAAACTATTACGCAACAGTTTTCTTATAAAGATGAAGTTGCATAACATGTTAGAGAAAAAATTTCCttgttttcatgtttcttgaaaatgaccaTTTACTCAAAGCCCATGAAAACCTGTTAAGATGTGTCTAGTTTTTTAAAGGAAAAGTGTGTTGCACAAACGAAAGTGCGTTCCAACCTTTATATAGAGTGGATCTCCAAAAACATGTCATGCTAAAAGAGACAAAGCTATTCGGTACGGATGGCTGGAATATATACCTATATAGATGCAGGCGGTTGGTGATACGTCGTATTTTAGCAACCTATTTTGAACTTTTATCTACTTATATGGTGCAAAAAGGTCATTAAAAATTGACCCAAATTTCAATCTGATGTTCTTTCCCGCAAAATTGATCAGAATCTATTTTAAAAAGGTTataaattgttgaaaaattaCTTGTTCgtttgctgaaatggctgaaGTTGAATTTacagaaaaatggcaaatataGCTTTTGAAATTGCCAAACTTACAGATGCAATTAAGTTGCCAAAAATTCAGGGATAGGTCAGGTTTTTGCAAGATTTGCACAATTTCCAGAATGCAAGATTTGACCGGCCCAATCAATGACATCTGAGGTGCCACATCGAGATCTATTGGGGCTTGAGAACCCCATGGGTGGCCCAACTCATTCAGCCGCCGCGGATCATCTGGCCTGGacaaacagagagagagagagatcttgGATCGATCCGTGCCATTTTAACTATTCTCACCTGATGTGGGAGGCGTGTCAATGCGTTGATGTCCACTCCAGTAAAGCTCGGCCCTTAGAAGTACATCGTGCTACTATATGCTATAACTTATCGGTGTCCCCGGAGAGCCACCCACCGTAATGTGGCGACACTGTGACTGTTGGCTGACTTAAGTCCTTTATTTAGTATCTGGCTTTGGGTCGTCgaccaaccaacaaaaaaacaccgacaacacaacacaacatCGGGTTCTAggttccaagatccaagatccaagatccaagatccaagatccaagatccAACGCGCTGCCACGCTAGAAAGGCAGGCCAAGAGCCGGAGCCGTGATCCCGCCTCATCGTGCATCTCCGGTGTTGTCACGGGCTCAACTTGTtcccttcattcattcatgtccCATTGAGAAGAATTCACGTGAGTGGATGGCATTGGATTGACTGAACATTGGAGTATTGATTGAGGCCCGGCCGCTTTCTCTCGCTTGCCCGTCGTCTACCATGTTGATCCGGTCTTCTCTCTTCCTGGACAGGAATCATGTTACGGTGGATGCGGGCTCACCCCTTGAGACTGGCCGCCGCCCAGCCGTGCTGGCTGGTATTCGCGCCCGGTAAATCGGTGGGGTGCCCTCGCTCCATCAGTGGCCTCGTGGCGCGCCGTCCCCGCCCGTCTGGGTCCAAGCGGTCCAAGCCCACCGCCGGCCTGGCGCTGGTTACCACCCCTCAGCGTGGCATTCAATTAGGCTGGTTGTTGGGACCGCCTCCGGCCCGCGGGACGAAAGCCTACTATCAACGCTATGCCTTCTGCTTAGGCGGGCTCCTGATTGCAATCTTGGCCTCGTGTTGGTATGAGGAGATGTTGCAATGGCAAATTTGGGATGCCGAAGGTGACTACCGACCTTTCATCCAAATCCTGGACCGGGAAGAAGTCGAGattcaaaaggccttgaaagcggctaaaattcaattggtcTGCTCAGCCGAATCCTCCCCTCGCCCTCCCTCATCATGATTCGCTCTCGTCGGCAATCTTTAGCCAAAAGTCTAGGCCTGGCTTTGGCGCTCGCTTTTTGGTGCGAATATTTAGTCTATCCTGTAGTGCTCTTTCAATGCGGCTATCCGTCCGCTGACCCTGACCCCAAGGCGTCCGCTCCCATCCGGACACTGATCTTGGCCGACACGCATCTCTTAGGTTCGCGAAACGGACATTGGTTCGACAAACTGCGCCGTGAGTGGCAAATGCATCGGGCCTTCACCACGGCTTACGCCTGGTTCCGCCCTGAGTTGGTCATCTTTTTGGGCGATCTTTTCGACGAAGGTAAATGGTGTGCCCCGGACGAATTTGAATACTATGTGCGACGATTCCAAGAGCTTTTTCCCATGGATCCGAAGCAGACACTCGCGGCTGTTGTGGCCGGTAATCACGACATTGGCTTCCATTATTCCGTTACTCCTTATCTGAATAATCGATTTGAACGGGCTTTCGAGATGTCGTCAGTCGATCGATTCAGTCTGAAAGGCGTCCATTTCGTGTCCGTGAATAGCATGGCCATGGAGGGCGACGATTGTTTTCTGTGCTCTAAGGCGCGAGACGAGTTGACCAAGATATCCGGTCAGCTGCAGTGCTTGGCCCGGGGCAATGATTGCGACATTGATTATGACTTTGACGATAAAACGCCTCAGTACAGTCGACCTGTGCTACTGCAACATTTCCCATTATTTCGTGAATCGGATGCCGCGTGTAATGAAGAAGACGCGGCACCGGCGAGTGAGAAATACAAGCGTTTCCGAGAGAAATGGGATTGCTTGTCGCGCAATGCCTCCCAAACCTTGCTGGACGTTCTTAATCCGCGGCTAGTGTTGTCCGGTCACACCCATCACGGATGCCGAGTGAAACATGAACGTGATATCTGGGAATGGTCCGTGTCATCGTTTAGTTGGCGCAATCGAAACAATCCGACGTTCCTCTTGGGcaccttttcaaaacatgagaCGCTCTTGGCCAAGTGCTTTCTTCCCACGGAAAGCTTTGTGATCAACTGCTATTTGGGCGGAGCCGTTCTAATAGTTGTACACTTTGTATATTCCAATTATCGAATAACAAGATAAATGAACTACGATAAATTCGACATGGTGATTTCTTACTTCCACTTTGCCGCTCTATTCTAGCCTTCTGACCGTAGCAATGGCCCTGGAAGGAGACAATGACGACTTACCAACGTTATCGGCCGAAACATTTGCGGCTCTCCAACAGTTCTACAACGAAGAAGATTCCCGAGAAAAAGCGCGACTCGATATCGTCCAGGCAGATGCTGCCGCACCCGTCGACTACACCACCCTGACCTTTGACGAGGATTGGCAGTTGAGCCAGTTCTGGTATGATGAAGCCACATCGAATGCATTGGCTGACATATGCTTGGCTGTGGCCGAAAATAATCCGGGGAACGACCCGACGAGGATCGCTTGCCTCTCTTGTCCAACGCTCTTTTTGGCGTTGAAGAAACGGCACCCTCAACTAAGCAATGGTtagtttgaattcaattgcaaGAATTGTGGAAAAAGTATTGTAACAATGTCCATTTTGAAGCCCTCTCTTCGTCCATTGATTTAACAGTGATTCTGTTTGAGTTTGACAAACGCTTCTCGAAATTGGGTCAAGACTTCACCTTCTACGACTATAAATCTCCGCTGGATGTGCCGCGTGAATGGAGGGAGTATTTTGATCTGGTGGTGGCGGATCCCCCGTTCCTCTCTGGGGAATGTCTCACTAAAACCGCCGTGACCatgaaattcttgagcaaaggCAAAATGATTCTCTGCACAGGTTAGTTGGAACACAGAAAACACACCGTTATCCTAGCTTTTTAACATTTGCTGACCATCTCACTTCCAGGTGCAACAATGGCTGACATGGCTGATCGATTGTTGCATTTAAAGAAACAGGAGTTCATACCCGGCCACCGGAATAATTTGGCCAACGAGTTCCGCTGTTTCGCCAATTTCGACATGAAAGCGATTACGAACAAAGACGGAGACAACCTGTCATCTTAGCTAATAAACGACCTGTCTTCCCACTTTTGAAGAACGCATGAATGCGAATACTTTGTCTTAATAGGCCTGGTCGTATGCCGACTGCATTGTAGGCCTACTCTCTGTCATCGAACCGACGTAAAGCAATTCCCATCACGAAAAGTTCTTCCACAAATTCAGAATGCAGAAATACTATTTGAAGCCACGTCTCACCCGGAGTTGTCGTAAAAGTAGTCTCTCTCTGACAAGGACTTTCTCTCCGTTCCACCTAGCTTAAGCTTACCTAATATCCAAGATTCTCAGTTCTCCGTGAGCATTCCTTCTCCACCCTCATCATGAACTCCGAGGGATTGGCTGGcgtccaaaaaatgttcagaGTGAATGGAGTGAGCGTGTCAAGACGCAAGGTTACCACTGTGGATCTCGACCTTACTTATCCTGCCGTTTCAAAGATGATCTGGGCCTATGTCAGTGGATAGATTGACAGACAGACCCAGTATGACAATGAAAGACTGTTAAATACTGTATAAGATCCTAGCCGTAATCTCGTTTCTTCCATGATTCTGCTTTGGTCGGTCTTTCAACCAAATGGTAGTAACTTGATGATACAGCCAACGCACTTTGGTGGTTGTGTaaggagctcaaaattgaGAGAGACACTCGGAAAAGTAGCCGGAGGTGTACTCTGGACAGTACGGGCGTGATATCTTTTGTGTCTCACTGGGGTCGGTCGATCTTACAGCCAACTGTGATTGGAAGGAAATATTTGCAGCTCTGTGTAACATCCACATTTTTAACCACATAGCGCAGGCCTCCCTCCTTATCTTcgtcctccttcttcttgttcatcTTCTTCTCTCCCTTTCCTCGTTTGCATTGTCCTCGAGGACGATTGCGATGTTCGTTTCGCGAGGTCACGGTGGTATTTGAAGTCCGCTCCTACGCCCTCACCCCTCAACTGAGTGAGGATTGCGAGTCAATCGCTGAACCCTGACCTAAGCCAGGAACGAGCTCGCTATCCTCTTGCTAGCTAGGTCCTCTAGCTCCAAGTAAGCTAGGCCCTCGAGCGATCTCAACTCTGGGATCGGAGAATCGGAGAGAGCCGTTCGTCAGTTCGCTCTTACTTTGGGTTCAGTGGGTGACATCTTGAGGTGGTGATTTCTTCGGGGGAACTTTCTCTAGCTTCTCGTGCACTTTCGTCTGGATAAGTGCTCCAGCACAAGTGGAGATTTTGAGAAGATCCCAACTGGACATTGCCATTGATTAAAGTTGATTATACAAGTGCAAATTAGACCTCCATCATGCCTAGCATTCACGCCTGTAAAGCCATGACCGACCATTTCGATGGGATCGATAGAATGGTCAAGGAAGCCCCTCGCATTGAAGGCGCCCCCAACTTTAGGCGGGTACGTTTCTGAgtttttgcatgattttctAATCGACCAAACCATTTGTTTCTAATGCATAATGTATAAATATACCAATGTTCCCTTTAGCTACCTGGATTCCCTGTTTTTGGCACTGGACAAACGACTGTGGAGGGTTATGCCAAATGTTTGGAACCCATCATGAAGAAATATGGTGATGAAAAGGATGTGTTTTGGGTTAATCTTCGCCAAGAGCCCGTGTTCTATGTCAACGGCAAGCCGTACACTCCTCGAGATCCTGAGAGGTATGTCTAAATGCTGACAcacactcaaaaacacacaagaAATAAGAGTAATCGATTGGAACTAACTGATTTAGGCTCAATTATCATTTGGAAGTGATGAATCCTGAAGATTCTGAAAAAATGGAAGTAGCCTTTGTGAAAGAGGTTAAGACCCGGGGTCTTGACTTCAAGTACTACAAGGATCAATATGGAGAGCATCCTGACGAGCGAGCCGTTAAAAACGAGGAAGTCGTGGAAAAAATAGAGAGCGTTCTCACTCTCGAAGATGTGATCAAACAACTCAAGGAAAAGGTGTGTGTTATACCAAACTGCAATTGATATCGAATCATGGCATATCATGGAAGTTTATAGTCCCTCTCGAGTACAAATGCCTTAACCTGTTCCACTTTTGCAGAACCCCACGATCAAGACCGTCCGAATCCCCATGAACCAAGAGAAAGCTCCCGCCGAGGAATGCTTTGACGAGATCGTGAGTCTGCTCAAGAATAGCTCGGCCTCCACTCCGATCCTGTTCAATTGCCAAGCCGGAATTTCCCGCACCACGACGGGCATGATCATTGCCGCCATCATTAAAGAATTCCAATTGTCTTCCGAATTGGACCAAATGAAAGGCATCGTGCCCGATGATATCTTGGACGccctcaagaagaagaaactggGTCTGCCCGGATTCGACGCAGACGCTCTCACCGAGAAGAACGCCATGTTGGCCGGGGATTTCGAAGTCATCCTTGAGCTGATTGCGGCCGAACCGCAAGCCAAGATGGCCAAGGCACAAGTAGACAAGCTCGTCAACATGGCTGCGCCTCCACCAAAAGGCACGGGCGTGCACAACCTCCGTGAGGCCATCATTGAGCACAAGATGACCTTCGACGTGGCCTCCGATGATTGGCAGgagttcctcaagaacaaaATCATGAGCAACATTGAGCGCTACTTCTACTTGATCGTGTTCTCCATGTACGTGCGAGAACAGGGAAGCCAAGGCTTCCCCGTGACCTTCaaacaatggatggatgagcgATCCAACCTGAGAACCATGATTGCCGAGGGTCGCAGCAAACTCGAATGGGAACGCAAGATCCCCGACGACAAATTGGTCAACCTCAAGGAAATGCTCGACACCTCGGACTTCAAAACGAAT from Tigriopus californicus strain San Diego chromosome 5, Tcal_SD_v2.1, whole genome shotgun sequence carries:
- the LOC131880109 gene encoding delta-1-pyrroline-5-carboxylate synthase-like, whose protein sequence is MHRANRIINPAAEHQFFGYSKPNSGVKSQSCRVVLHGGLAPLPLSRKSVDSKVEPLTSQAHLPTTTLGKRSGDFLRPFPPKRLFFSRGLITDGGPSGVKKYGSLTMFSGDHATEGGHSPVTNAFLYRHQLSHAKRIVIKMGSAVITREDGNGLALGRLAAIVEQVSELQNEGRECILITSGAVAFGKQKLAQEVMMSMSMRETISGNYNTKEDIKTLMKSSFKKPNAAVGQSGLQALYETMFRNYGILVGQVLVTKPDFYNDNTRQQLFTTINELLQLNIIPIINTNDAVSPPPQKDEDPEGVLGIKDNDSLAARVAVETRADLAILMSDVDGIYDRSPSHEDARVMHNFNPVDLAKVEFGEKSDAGTGGMESKVRSALWALENGSSVVICNGMKYNTIRKIMRGDKVGSFFTKAEVDAMPVEVLAKNARSGSRRLQALAPEARAKIINKIADSLISRQDEIMSVNELDLRQARLDGVVGAMYSRLAFSPQKIQALATGLKQIAATSYQNVGKVVRRTKVSDTMDLVQRTVPIGVLMVIFESRPDALPQVASLAIASANGLLMKGGKEATNSNNLLMNIVKEALSEYGCADAISMVSKREAIGDLLKMDQYIDLVIPRGSGELVKSIKEQSKMIPVLGHAEGVCHVYVDKYADLEKARAIVKDSKTDYPAACNAMETLLVHEDLLKTPVFDKICSTLKESGVAIFSGPTLAKHLTFGPPQAHSLKHEYGDMACTIEIVKDMYDAIDHIHKFGSSHTDVIVTDNEENAQIFLESVDSACVFANCSSRMADGYRLGLGAEVGISTGRIHARGPVGVEGLLTTKWVLNGDGDIAADYASGEKHFIHQQLPLIDVESNFCE
- the LOC131880110 gene encoding ELMO domain-containing protein 3-like isoform X2; translated protein: MDPPTDPPTDPHDEWQDVTQVELALPTHHAPLNSSLLASAPPVLPRETPLITPNRWVDHFRSSMTDPPNVDDLLLTRRQRTLSRLMPCMKTSPSPMYKSHLQVAVHMAQTAFNNDDPTHFQTLQTIYKQLTGDLVDCPRFGSHWEEIGFQGNDPATDLRGVGCLGLLQPLAMLMNPEMYALIRKIHALSRDERQDFPFMVLSINITRIAFDALRKQTIKKYILRDVDQFFDRFNYYFASLLFHFFHVWRTEQKTIKDSGYVLKDLEQLSLKKSDFLLERLEQHLTTYSKSDIQKAKANMDRRTGIATR
- the LOC131880110 gene encoding ELMO domain-containing protein 3-like isoform X1, which translates into the protein MDPPTDPPTDPHDEWQDVTQVELALPTHHAPLNSSLLASAPPVLPRETPLITPNRWVDHFRSSMTDPPNVDDLLLTRRQRTLSRLMPCMKTSPSPMYKSHLQVAVHMAQSKRQAAFNNDDPTHFQTLQTIYKQLTGDLVDCPRFGSHWEEIGFQGNDPATDLRGVGCLGLLQPLAMLMNPEMYALIRKIHALSRDERQDFPFMVLSINITRIAFDALRKQTIKKYILRDVDQFFDRFNYYFASLLFHFFHVWRTEQKTIKDSGYVLKDLEQLSLKKSDFLLERLEQHLTTYSKSDIQKAKANMDRRTGIATR
- the LOC131880078 gene encoding metallophosphoesterase 1-like — translated: MIRSRRQSLAKSLGLALALAFWCEYLVYPVVLFQCGYPSADPDPKASAPIRTLILADTHLLGSRNGHWFDKLRREWQMHRAFTTAYAWFRPELVIFLGDLFDEGKWCAPDEFEYYVRRFQELFPMDPKQTLAAVVAGNHDIGFHYSVTPYLNNRFERAFEMSSVDRFSLKGVHFVSVNSMAMEGDDCFLCSKARDELTKISGQLQCLARGNDCDIDYDFDDKTPQYSRPVLLQHFPLFRESDAACNEEDAAPASEKYKRFREKWDCLSRNASQTLLDVLNPRLVLSGHTHHGCRVKHERDIWEWSVSSFSWRNRNNPTFLLGTFSKHETLLAKCFLPTESFVINCYLGGAVLIVVHFVYSNYRITR
- the LOC131880080 gene encoding EEF1A lysine methyltransferase 1-like encodes the protein MALEGDNDDLPTLSAETFAALQQFYNEEDSREKARLDIVQADAAAPVDYTTLTFDEDWQLSQFWYDEATSNALADICLAVAENNPGNDPTRIACLSCPTLFLALKKRHPQLSNVILFEFDKRFSKLGQDFTFYDYKSPLDVPREWREYFDLVVADPPFLSGECLTKTAVTMKFLSKGKMILCTGATMADMADRLLHLKKQEFIPGHRNNLANEFRCFANFDMKAITNKDGDNLSS
- the LOC131880077 gene encoding paladin-like, yielding MPSIHACKAMTDHFDGIDRMVKEAPRIEGAPNFRRLPGFPVFGTGQTTVEGYAKCLEPIMKKYGDEKDVFWVNLRQEPVFYVNGKPYTPRDPERLNYHLEVMNPEDSEKMEVAFVKEVKTRGLDFKYYKDQYGEHPDERAVKNEEVVEKIESVLTLEDVIKQLKEKNPTIKTVRIPMNQEKAPAEECFDEIVSLLKNSSASTPILFNCQAGISRTTTGMIIAAIIKEFQLSSELDQMKGIVPDDILDALKKKKLGLPGFDADALTEKNAMLAGDFEVILELIAAEPQAKMAKAQVDKLVNMAAPPPKGTGVHNLREAIIEHKMTFDVASDDWQEFLKNKIMSNIERYFYLIVFSMYVREQGSQGFPVTFKQWMDERSNLRTMIAEGRSKLEWERKIPDDKLVNLKEMLDTSDFKTNLPKVIKRIYELAWQQFSDLPRGHHKNNSMHKLASKTMIEILPEKLINYIEERCGSLATTPDFFDVIGQVSWYQEDGSGILPMHRPAEAPQEAAAVASPAMDAPTLDPIADEAPAEAPAEGASSPASEETAAPAE